In a genomic window of Shouchella clausii:
- a CDS encoding ketose-bisphosphate aldolase — protein sequence MLMNMKELLAVAYEHHFAVGSFNVANSEFVRVVVDSAEEKNAPAIIQIHPNEIELLGDEFVAYVRERCKNAKVPMAIHLDHGASVKDVMRAIRNGFTSVMIDASHASFADNIAITKEVVKLAHNVNVSIEAELGTIGSNEGSSEGGADEILYTDANDAKTFVEDTGIDTLAIAIGTSHGQYKHAGKPELKLDLLAEINEKVGIPLVLHGGSDNKDEEISQTYLHGVAKINLSTDMKSAFFEEMRRFLTANQSAYEPDVIMPSARKAAQQVVKQKMDLFNSTNKAHLYFC from the coding sequence ATGTTAATGAATATGAAAGAATTGTTAGCTGTTGCATACGAACACCACTTTGCAGTAGGTTCCTTTAATGTCGCAAACAGTGAGTTTGTACGAGTCGTTGTCGATTCAGCCGAAGAAAAAAATGCCCCTGCCATCATCCAAATCCATCCGAATGAAATTGAGTTGCTTGGCGATGAATTTGTGGCCTACGTCCGGGAAAGATGCAAAAACGCAAAAGTGCCGATGGCCATTCATCTTGATCACGGCGCGTCTGTCAAAGATGTGATGAGAGCGATTCGAAATGGGTTCACGTCTGTGATGATTGATGCCTCACATGCCTCGTTTGCCGACAATATCGCGATCACGAAGGAAGTCGTCAAACTTGCACATAACGTAAATGTTTCCATAGAAGCTGAGTTAGGGACAATTGGATCAAATGAAGGAAGCTCTGAAGGCGGGGCTGACGAAATATTGTATACAGACGCTAACGACGCAAAAACATTTGTTGAAGATACAGGGATCGATACGTTGGCGATTGCGATTGGTACTTCTCATGGTCAATATAAGCACGCAGGCAAACCAGAGTTAAAGCTAGACTTGCTCGCTGAAATCAACGAAAAAGTAGGAATTCCTCTTGTCCTTCATGGAGGAAGTGACAATAAAGATGAGGAGATTTCGCAAACGTATCTTCATGGCGTAGCAAAAATCAATTTATCGACAGACATGAAAAGTGCTTTCTTTGAAGAAATGCGGCGTTTCTTAACGGCTAACCAAAGTGCTTATGAGCCAGACGTGATTATGCCAAGTGCGCGGAAAGCAGCTCAACAAGTTGTAAAACAAAAAATGGATTTATTTAATTCGACAAATAAGGCACACCTCTATTTTTGCTAA
- a CDS encoding serine hydrolase, producing MSNDILKGLDKTIRDAMSDMNVPGAQVAIIKDGAVIYSEAFGYANLEQNIPMTQDHLLPIGSSTKSFTAAAAAILVSEGKLDLDTPIRTYMPEFELFDPVATMQATTRDLLCHRTGLPRHEFMWVHWDDLSREDLAVNRIRHLKNNIPFRSGFQYQNHMYGVIGYLIEKISGQTWEQFVEEKLLAPLGMRDYSFRIPYPDPSGKYARLYTPNEDGVNEENVPLVIDAMGPAGSINTTINELAKWIVFNLSGGKAEDHPLIDSAIFQELFKPIISYQILPFDFPERVRVGYALGWTVDSFRGHKVVDHGGNVNGGSALISFMPDENIGIAILTNANSNLFGTALSMEVYDGHLRCQGQNNWFSLYQDGMNALVTTMKGQLHAIYDTKIDNKPCSHALEEYRGTYTHSGYGDIYITVQGDALHMDYHGHSMDVKHLHYDIFTFELLSGPLPLSFATGFDGRINSLSIPFEGTVEPIQFIKKQ from the coding sequence ATGAGCAACGACATATTGAAAGGTCTAGATAAAACCATCCGAGATGCGATGTCCGATATGAACGTACCCGGCGCACAGGTCGCCATTATCAAAGATGGTGCTGTTATTTATTCCGAAGCTTTTGGATATGCCAACTTGGAACAAAACATTCCCATGACGCAAGATCATCTGCTGCCTATAGGCTCCTCTACCAAGTCGTTCACAGCTGCTGCTGCTGCAATTTTGGTAAGTGAAGGAAAATTGGATTTGGATACGCCGATCCGTACGTATATGCCGGAATTTGAGCTTTTCGACCCGGTCGCTACCATGCAGGCCACGACACGTGATTTACTTTGCCACAGAACAGGGCTCCCAAGGCACGAGTTTATGTGGGTTCATTGGGATGATCTGAGCCGTGAAGATTTAGCAGTCAATCGGATTCGTCATTTAAAGAATAATATCCCGTTCAGAAGCGGTTTTCAGTATCAAAATCACATGTATGGCGTCATCGGCTATTTAATTGAAAAAATCAGCGGCCAGACATGGGAACAATTCGTCGAAGAGAAACTGCTTGCGCCGCTAGGCATGCGAGATTACAGTTTTCGCATTCCATATCCAGATCCAAGCGGCAAATACGCGAGATTATATACACCGAACGAGGATGGGGTCAATGAAGAAAATGTGCCATTGGTGATTGATGCAATGGGGCCCGCCGGTTCCATTAATACGACCATTAACGAGTTAGCCAAGTGGATCGTCTTTAATCTAAGTGGTGGTAAAGCAGAAGACCATCCGTTGATCGATTCGGCCATTTTTCAAGAACTGTTCAAGCCAATTATTTCCTATCAGATCCTGCCATTTGATTTCCCGGAACGAGTAAGGGTTGGCTATGCGCTCGGATGGACGGTCGATTCTTTCCGCGGCCATAAAGTGGTGGACCACGGCGGAAATGTGAATGGAGGTTCTGCATTAATCTCCTTTATGCCAGATGAAAATATTGGAATCGCCATTCTGACGAATGCAAATAGCAATTTGTTTGGAACGGCGTTATCTATGGAAGTATATGACGGACATTTACGCTGCCAAGGCCAAAACAACTGGTTTTCTTTATACCAAGATGGAATGAACGCTTTGGTAACTACGATGAAGGGGCAGCTGCACGCCATCTATGATACAAAAATCGACAACAAGCCGTGCAGCCATGCTTTAGAGGAGTATAGAGGGACGTATACTCACTCTGGCTATGGAGATATCTACATTACCGTCCAAGGCGACGCACTGCACATGGACTATCACGGCCATTCAATGGATGTGAAACATCTCCACTATGACATTTTTACGTTTGAATTATTGAGCGGTCCACTTCCCCTTTCCTTTGCTACGGGCTTTGATGGCCGAATTAACTCGTTAAGCATACCGTTTGAAGGTACAGTCGAACCAATCCAGTTCATAAAGAAACAATAG
- a CDS encoding trans-sulfuration enzyme family protein, with protein MEPFFNTKSVHFLQKEKGENQSKARPIYQTSAFVFKDLADMEQYFKGEKDYLYTRYGNPNTDDLGKGVALLECAEDGVATSSGMSAILCAILAFCKTGDHLIATMDVYGGTYALLEKELSLFGIEVSFVHPSENWEASIKSNTKGVFAETISNPLVRVENLEDLIDTAKRHDLLVIVDNTFATPYLLQPYVLGADLVIHSATKYIGGHSDVTAGVIVGRQELVDQARARVIALGSNLSPFEAWLACRGLKTLALRMERQCQNAAELATTMQETDGVKHVYYPPFVSEKGNGAIVSIELDQKANVERFFSAFTFVKVAPTLAGVETSISYPLNTSHRSVPEEMRKALNIGTHLIRISVGIEDGRNIIAEFQEAVRKSLL; from the coding sequence GTGGAACCATTTTTTAATACAAAATCCGTACATTTTTTGCAAAAAGAAAAAGGGGAAAATCAAAGCAAAGCACGGCCTATTTATCAAACTTCAGCCTTTGTTTTTAAGGATTTAGCTGATATGGAGCAATATTTCAAAGGCGAAAAGGACTATTTGTATACCCGGTATGGAAATCCGAATACCGATGATCTTGGCAAAGGGGTAGCATTGCTTGAATGTGCAGAAGACGGAGTTGCCACTTCTTCAGGAATGTCGGCTATTCTTTGTGCCATTTTAGCTTTTTGCAAAACAGGTGACCATCTAATTGCGACGATGGATGTCTATGGAGGCACGTATGCTTTGCTTGAAAAAGAGCTTTCTTTATTTGGAATTGAAGTGAGTTTTGTCCATCCGAGTGAGAATTGGGAAGCTTCTATTAAAAGCAATACAAAGGGTGTATTTGCTGAAACGATTTCCAACCCCCTTGTTCGAGTGGAGAACTTGGAGGACTTGATTGACACAGCTAAAAGACATGACCTTTTAGTAATCGTTGATAACACGTTTGCGACGCCATATTTGTTGCAGCCTTATGTGTTAGGTGCAGATTTGGTCATCCATAGTGCTACCAAATACATTGGTGGGCACAGTGATGTAACTGCCGGTGTAATTGTAGGCAGACAGGAGCTTGTTGATCAAGCGAGGGCGCGCGTGATTGCGTTAGGAAGCAACTTGAGTCCTTTTGAAGCATGGCTTGCCTGCCGTGGTCTTAAAACGCTTGCTCTGCGCATGGAAAGGCAATGCCAAAATGCAGCCGAACTAGCTACAACGATGCAAGAGACGGATGGTGTGAAGCATGTTTACTATCCACCATTTGTCTCTGAAAAAGGAAACGGGGCGATTGTTAGCATTGAGCTCGACCAAAAGGCTAATGTCGAACGCTTTTTTTCTGCCTTTACTTTCGTTAAAGTAGCACCAACATTAGCTGGTGTAGAGACGTCGATTTCGTATCCGTTAAATACATCCCACCGGTCTGTTCCTGAAGAA
- a CDS encoding helix-turn-helix domain-containing protein, which yields MNKDVSFKLNGEKIRELRRERGLSSTVLAEMIGVTPAYISQIERNLAEPSLSVFRKLATTLNVELLSLLEFEAPSEILITAEEETIVKTFPEAHAKYRLLSPPQLKNGEKPDMSVMVVEIAAKQTDYDEMVTHDFVEFCYVLEGCIEYRTGSRTYSLSEGDSIYLKANVPHFVYNPGTQEAKLLAVLGNIHPHVQKD from the coding sequence TTGAACAAGGACGTTTCCTTTAAGCTGAACGGAGAGAAAATCAGGGAATTAAGGCGTGAGCGTGGGCTGTCATCTACGGTTTTGGCCGAAATGATCGGTGTCACCCCTGCCTACATTTCGCAAATTGAACGCAATTTGGCGGAGCCCTCTTTGTCTGTTTTTCGTAAGCTGGCCACAACGCTAAACGTCGAATTGCTGTCCCTCCTGGAGTTTGAAGCGCCGTCAGAAATTTTAATTACGGCAGAGGAAGAGACGATCGTAAAAACATTTCCAGAGGCTCATGCCAAATATCGGCTACTGTCGCCACCCCAATTGAAGAACGGGGAGAAGCCGGATATGTCGGTCATGGTGGTGGAAATCGCAGCGAAGCAAACGGATTACGACGAGATGGTCACACATGATTTTGTGGAGTTTTGCTATGTGCTGGAAGGCTGCATCGAGTATAGGACGGGTTCAAGAACCTATAGCTTGTCCGAAGGGGATAGTATTTATCTAAAAGCAAATGTACCGCATTTCGTTTACAACCCCGGTACGCAAGAAGCAAAACTGCTGGCCGTGCTAGGCAATATTCATCCGCATGTACAGAAGGATTGA
- a CDS encoding MgtC/SapB family protein gives MDIILLKLSAALFSGFLIGIDRQIKHKPLGLKTSMVICIASCLITIVSVEAYMHYSSAGEGTQNMDPMRLAAQIVSGVGFLGAGVILRRSNDVISGLTTAAMIWAASGIGIAIGAGFYVESLITVILILIAVNLIPALLKHIGPTSLSQVDVALRVVMFEEADSTHLIKQLQRKESTWKERKQRNIVIRDVKIKDVDQGGQQLDMALSIPRTMYMTELYDRVKNIEHVKSVAVEQR, from the coding sequence ATGGATATTATTTTACTAAAATTAAGCGCCGCCCTGTTTTCAGGGTTCCTGATTGGCATTGACCGGCAAATCAAGCATAAGCCACTCGGTTTAAAAACAAGCATGGTCATCTGCATCGCTAGTTGTTTAATAACCATCGTCTCAGTAGAAGCATACATGCATTACTCATCTGCTGGCGAGGGAACGCAAAATATGGACCCAATGCGACTCGCTGCTCAAATCGTCAGTGGTGTTGGTTTCCTTGGGGCAGGGGTCATTTTACGGAGAAGCAACGATGTTATTTCCGGACTAACAACAGCAGCCATGATTTGGGCAGCATCTGGAATCGGCATTGCCATTGGTGCCGGTTTTTACGTTGAATCGCTTATCACAGTCATACTCATTCTCATTGCAGTTAACTTAATTCCAGCTTTGTTAAAGCACATCGGTCCTACATCGCTAAGTCAAGTCGATGTTGCTCTTCGCGTTGTCATGTTTGAAGAAGCAGACTCCACACACTTGATTAAACAACTGCAACGAAAAGAAAGTACTTGGAAAGAACGGAAGCAAAGAAACATCGTCATTCGCGACGTGAAAATAAAAGACGTTGACCAAGGCGGCCAACAACTAGACATGGCTCTTTCTATTCCAAGAACCATGTACATGACAGAGTTATACGATCGGGTCAAGAACATTGAACATGTGAAATCAGTCGCAGTCGAACAACGGTAA
- a CDS encoding delta-aminolevulinic acid dehydratase has translation MSEPNMRITLAVGPNCELEAFSLRSVLEYYGARVHMHWIGRPNDLVGILSGKTRDKSDYLILCFHGEEGQFILPELAEDVYVENEPRSCYFGAEDVLQHAHLEGVHVVATGCTLGDKKLAEAFKHGKAESYIAPKDDVDGNASLLFVLMFMYELINNSSTTRTAFERAQAIDDETGLYQLFF, from the coding sequence TTGAGCGAGCCAAATATGCGTATCACACTAGCGGTAGGGCCAAATTGTGAATTAGAAGCATTCTCTTTACGGTCTGTACTTGAGTATTATGGAGCGCGTGTACATATGCACTGGATAGGGAGGCCCAATGATTTAGTTGGTATTTTATCTGGTAAAACAAGGGACAAAAGCGATTATTTAATTTTATGTTTTCACGGGGAAGAAGGGCAATTTATATTGCCAGAATTGGCTGAAGACGTTTATGTAGAAAATGAACCTCGTTCCTGTTATTTTGGAGCCGAAGACGTGTTGCAGCATGCACATTTAGAGGGTGTTCACGTCGTGGCTACAGGTTGTACTTTAGGTGATAAAAAACTAGCCGAAGCGTTTAAACACGGCAAAGCGGAATCATACATTGCACCAAAGGATGATGTGGATGGAAATGCCTCTCTTCTATTCGTGTTAATGTTTATGTATGAATTAATAAATAACAGTAGTACAACAAGGACAGCTTTTGAGCGAGCGCAAGCAATTGATGATGAAACCGGTTTATATCAATTATTCTTTTAG
- a CDS encoding helix-turn-helix domain-containing protein: MLGDRLREARKQKSLTLTELAKQLGVTTGYLSNLENNRQEPSLPMLRALSEKLGIPATMLFAEEATDEVVVLRKKERPSIKFLNLGQECEVLTPLAWRSAQPPEIEVLRLSVPPHERITTEDVSMDRDECIYVLEGQLEYRYGNEAVTIAEGGSIFIPRKTGHYLFNPGQTPTVILWINKSTIGG; the protein is encoded by the coding sequence ATGTTAGGAGATCGATTGCGAGAAGCAAGAAAACAAAAAAGCCTTACTCTAACAGAGCTAGCCAAACAGCTTGGAGTCACTACGGGTTATTTGTCCAACCTGGAAAACAACCGTCAAGAGCCGTCTTTACCGATGCTCCGTGCCCTTTCTGAGAAGCTAGGCATTCCGGCAACAATGCTTTTTGCCGAAGAAGCAACCGATGAGGTCGTCGTACTGAGGAAAAAAGAAAGGCCATCCATTAAGTTTCTCAACTTGGGCCAAGAATGTGAAGTTTTGACACCGCTAGCGTGGCGGAGCGCCCAGCCTCCGGAAATCGAAGTGCTCCGCCTCTCTGTCCCTCCTCATGAACGCATCACGACAGAGGATGTATCTATGGATAGGGACGAATGCATTTATGTCCTCGAAGGCCAGCTTGAATACCGCTATGGCAATGAAGCCGTAACCATTGCAGAAGGTGGCAGCATTTTTATCCCGAGGAAAACCGGACATTATCTTTTTAATCCAGGGCAAACTCCGACTGTCATTCTATGGATTAACAAGTCGACGATAGGAGGCTAG
- a CDS encoding fluoride efflux transporter FluC yields the protein MMYVIMGGAVGACFRFAVSECWLKFGKNVQLMTAVFVINISGCAMLGCVLAKPLPEGIELLFISMLGGFTTFSTFCMEAYELWRLKKRKQAMIYLAISVIGSLFGFMFGWNVRA from the coding sequence ATGATGTATGTAATAATGGGCGGCGCAGTTGGGGCGTGTTTCCGGTTTGCTGTAAGTGAGTGTTGGTTGAAATTTGGAAAGAACGTTCAATTAATGACGGCGGTATTTGTCATCAATATAAGTGGATGTGCGATGTTAGGGTGTGTTTTGGCCAAGCCTTTGCCGGAAGGAATTGAGTTGCTGTTTATTAGTATGCTGGGCGGATTTACGACGTTTTCAACTTTTTGTATGGAAGCATATGAACTATGGCGCCTCAAAAAGCGTAAACAAGCCATGATTTACCTGGCTATATCCGTTATCGGTTCGCTGTTTGGTTTTATGTTTGGATGGAATGTAAGAGCATAG
- a CDS encoding fluoride efflux transporter FluC, translating to MKIVYTYAAVALGGALGGAFRFILTIIFPFHNWPWGIFTTNLGGCFLLGFLTPILQLTKSVPLAVKKGITVGLIGGFTTMSTFAADTIAMLQNGHLFGGSVYLLATVTGGMGCVALGSVLGARKQTR from the coding sequence GTGAAAATCGTCTATACCTACGCCGCCGTCGCTTTAGGAGGCGCCCTCGGCGGTGCTTTTCGTTTTATCTTAACGATTATCTTCCCTTTTCACAACTGGCCATGGGGAATTTTTACTACAAATCTAGGAGGATGTTTTCTTTTAGGTTTTCTCACTCCAATTTTGCAGTTAACAAAGTCTGTTCCTCTTGCTGTAAAAAAAGGCATCACCGTCGGATTGATTGGTGGATTTACAACGATGTCAACGTTCGCGGCTGATACGATCGCCATGTTGCAAAACGGTCATTTGTTTGGAGGAAGCGTGTATTTGTTGGCCACTGTTACAGGGGGAATGGGCTGTGTCGCCCTTGGATCAGTTTTAGGAGCGAGAAAGCAGACGAGATGA
- a CDS encoding PTS fructose transporter subunit IIABC, producing MKLVDILTRDNIILNLQGNSQTAVIDELVDKLAQNGLTDNPEAFKKAIYKREQEISTAVGYGVAIPHAKSSTVPEPTIVMGRTLQGIDFGGQHTNLIFMIAAPENASNEHLALLSRLSTFLMSETFRAKLLVATSVDEVMKAIEEQDRLQEKDTTDEADSGKYLIGITACMTGIAHTYMAAESLKEAAEKRGMKVKIQTNGANGPENKLTAADIQKADAIVVAHDVRVDTSSLQGKRFVDVPVKKAISDADHLIDQALSYRIRDEKVEQAVQKRESESEEEKTGLNFYKHIMSGVSYMIPFVVVGGIFIAISFMFGIYAADPESDQYNVIAHFFSQVGGEAAFALMVPILAGFIGYSIADKQGLAPAMIGGMVATIGGSGFLGGMIAGFVGGFAAKFIGKAMAKIPKSFQGLVSVLIVPLLSTLVVGAFMFFILNTPMSMLNQYLEAVLKGLTGINAALLGALLAGMMASDMGGPINKTASAFGLAMFAANIFEPSAALMVGGMVPPLGIALATTIFKNRFTIQEAEAGKASYVLGASFITEGAIPFAAADPLRIIPANIIGAAVGGALCMALDISLKAPHGGIFVIPIASDKPLLYVGCILLGSIITCLIIGFLKKPIPEKDRNNVKKMSSVL from the coding sequence GTGAAATTGGTCGATATTTTAACGCGTGACAATATAATTTTGAACCTTCAAGGGAATAGCCAGACAGCTGTTATTGATGAGTTAGTCGATAAATTGGCACAAAACGGCCTTACTGATAACCCGGAAGCATTCAAAAAAGCGATTTATAAAAGAGAGCAAGAAATTTCGACAGCAGTCGGCTATGGCGTTGCGATTCCACACGCAAAATCTAGCACTGTACCCGAACCGACAATTGTAATGGGGCGCACACTGCAAGGAATTGATTTTGGCGGACAACATACGAATTTAATCTTTATGATTGCTGCGCCGGAAAATGCTTCAAATGAACATTTAGCGCTCTTGTCTAGACTTTCAACCTTTTTAATGAGTGAAACATTTAGAGCAAAGCTCCTTGTCGCTACATCAGTAGATGAGGTGATGAAAGCGATTGAGGAACAGGACCGCTTACAGGAAAAGGATACAACTGACGAAGCAGACTCAGGAAAATATTTAATCGGAATTACGGCATGTATGACTGGAATTGCCCACACCTATATGGCGGCAGAATCATTAAAGGAAGCAGCCGAAAAACGGGGCATGAAAGTAAAAATTCAAACCAATGGCGCCAATGGCCCTGAAAACAAACTAACAGCAGCCGATATTCAGAAAGCAGACGCCATTGTAGTGGCACACGATGTACGAGTTGATACTTCTTCATTACAAGGCAAACGTTTTGTTGATGTACCTGTAAAGAAAGCGATTAGTGATGCAGATCATTTAATTGACCAAGCGCTTTCCTATCGTATTCGCGATGAAAAGGTTGAGCAGGCCGTACAGAAGCGGGAGTCTGAGTCAGAAGAAGAGAAAACCGGATTGAATTTTTACAAGCATATTATGAGTGGGGTTTCGTATATGATTCCATTCGTTGTAGTCGGTGGAATTTTTATCGCGATTTCCTTTATGTTTGGCATTTATGCTGCAGATCCTGAAAGCGATCAATACAATGTGATTGCCCATTTCTTTAGTCAGGTCGGTGGAGAAGCGGCGTTTGCATTAATGGTTCCTATTCTGGCTGGGTTTATTGGCTACAGCATTGCCGACAAACAAGGGTTAGCCCCAGCCATGATTGGTGGCATGGTCGCTACAATCGGAGGATCTGGTTTCCTCGGTGGTATGATAGCCGGTTTTGTAGGCGGTTTTGCTGCTAAATTTATAGGCAAGGCAATGGCCAAAATACCGAAGTCTTTTCAAGGTTTAGTGTCTGTATTAATTGTTCCATTATTAAGTACGTTAGTCGTCGGCGCGTTTATGTTTTTTATCTTGAACACACCTATGTCTATGCTTAACCAATACTTGGAGGCTGTATTAAAAGGTCTTACTGGCATAAATGCGGCACTGTTAGGCGCTTTATTAGCCGGTATGATGGCTTCGGATATGGGCGGGCCGATTAATAAAACGGCTTCTGCCTTTGGGCTAGCGATGTTTGCTGCCAATATTTTTGAACCTTCCGCAGCGTTGATGGTTGGCGGAATGGTCCCGCCCCTTGGAATTGCACTTGCGACAACAATCTTTAAGAATCGCTTTACGATTCAAGAAGCAGAAGCAGGAAAAGCAAGTTATGTCTTGGGAGCAAGCTTTATTACCGAAGGGGCAATCCCTTTTGCCGCTGCTGATCCATTAAGAATCATTCCGGCAAATATTATCGGTGCTGCAGTAGGCGGTGCATTGTGCATGGCGCTGGATATTTCATTAAAGGCACCTCATGGCGGTATTTTTGTGATCCCGATTGCAAGTGATAAACCATTATTATACGTTGGTTGCATCTTGCTTGGGTCGATCATTACATGCTTGATCATTGGCTTTTTGAAAAAACCAATTCCTGAGAAGGACAGAAACAACGTCAAAAAAATGAGCAGTGTTCTTTAA
- the ant(6) gene encoding aminoglycoside 6-adenylyltransferase, producing MRSEQEMMALFLDFAKNDERIRLVTLEGSRTNKTITPDKFQDYDISYFVTDMDSFKENDQWLDQFGKAIMMQKPEDMKLFPPELGNWFSYIILFDDGNKLDLTLIPLNEVKDYFSQSDGLVEVLLDKDRLVKNEIVADDRHYWIKKPTEREFDDCCNEFWMVSTYVVKGLARKEILFAIDHLNEIARPNLLRMMAWYVGSERGYTFSVGKNYKFIDRYLPKEDWEALLSTYCEKGYAETWQSLFTCYELFRKYSKGLSASLGYNYPEYDEAVTAYSNSIYDSLS from the coding sequence TTGCGAAGCGAACAAGAAATGATGGCGCTGTTTTTAGATTTTGCGAAAAACGATGAGCGAATTCGCTTAGTCACGTTAGAAGGGTCACGTACAAATAAAACGATCACTCCTGATAAATTTCAGGATTATGATATTTCTTACTTTGTAACGGATATGGACTCGTTTAAAGAAAATGACCAGTGGCTTGATCAATTCGGAAAAGCAATAATGATGCAAAAGCCGGAGGACATGAAGCTTTTTCCGCCTGAATTAGGCAATTGGTTTTCCTATATTATTCTTTTTGATGATGGCAACAAATTGGATTTAACCCTTATTCCTCTCAACGAAGTCAAAGACTACTTTTCTCAAAGTGATGGCCTAGTGGAAGTTTTACTTGATAAAGATCGGCTCGTCAAAAATGAAATTGTTGCCGATGATCGCCACTATTGGATAAAAAAGCCAACAGAAAGAGAGTTTGATGATTGTTGCAATGAATTCTGGATGGTTTCCACCTATGTGGTTAAAGGATTAGCCAGAAAGGAAATCCTCTTTGCTATCGACCATTTAAATGAAATTGCTCGGCCTAACTTGTTGAGAATGATGGCTTGGTACGTTGGCTCAGAGCGAGGATATACGTTTAGTGTGGGGAAAAATTATAAATTTATTGATCGCTATCTTCCTAAAGAGGATTGGGAAGCACTGCTTTCGACATATTGTGAGAAGGGCTATGCAGAAACGTGGCAATCTTTATTTACTTGTTATGAGCTTTTTAGAAAATACTCGAAAGGATTATCGGCCAGTCTTGGCTACAACTATCCAGAGTATGACGAAGCGGTTACTGCCTATTCTAATAGTATCTACGATTCATTGTCATAA